A window of Spirochaetota bacterium genomic DNA:
TCCAAGGTTTTAAATTTTTTAATGCATCTTTATTCATATTCTACCCTCACTTCCCCGCTCATCAATTTTGGCAAAAGGGTATCGCGCAGTTTCTCGAGCGTGCGGATATGAATTTTATTTTGCAATATTTTATTGAATATGGGATTAATGACTTCATTAAAATGGTCTATCTGTTCATCTTCAGGAAAATTAAAAGTTAAATATTTTATACTTGAACTAGCATGTAATATTACTGAACCTGAAGCATGAGAATTAATTAGTTCCTGAATATCTTTGGAGTTAAAAAGCAAATATTTTAAACCTAAATTATCATATATTTTATTTTTTGAGTATATTTTTCTGATTCCTGAAGAATAAGCACCATTTAAACCAAAGGTTATTCTTCCCACAGTTCCGTCAAAAGACATAAGCAAATCTGTTTCATTACAAACTTTCAAAGCTAATTCTTTTTTTATAAAAATATTCCCATTAGAATCAAACATATCACCAACTCTGATAAATCTAATAACGCCTGACTCCTCATAGTCTAAATAATTGTTACTTCCTGGTTCAAAACCCTTTTCAAATAAATAAATTTCTTCTAAAGGCTTCTCCTCCCATCCTTCAGGCAACCCGTCCTTGCACGGTTCCACAAACCACTGTCTGAAAAGTGTTTCTGCCATAGCTTCCAGCGTTTTGTTCTGGCGGTGGAGAAGGTCTATTTTGTCGTCTAAACTGGAAAGCACAGAGGCAATGGCGCGCTGTTCGGGGAGAGGGGGGAGTAAAAAAGGATGATTTTCTACTACATCTATTTGAACTCTTTGTCTTCCAGAACTTCCTGTCATTGATAAAATTGCAACATCTCTAAAATCTGGTGACATTGCGAAATAATAAAGAAAATTTTTGTCACTCAAGTCTTTTTTTTCTCTTAAAACGATGAATTCAGTTGAACCGAATCCTACTTCGTTATCATCAAGAATATCAACAAAGGCTGTTTTCCCATTTTCCAAGCATGGAGTAATACGAGCAACGAGTGTATCTCCATTTCTAAATTTCATACCACCATTATATTCTTCAATCGAGTAACATGAGATTTTTTTCGTAAATGGGATCAGGGTATCCATCATTACTTTTTTTGCTTTTACACCTTTGGGAAGACTCTCTGTTGGATTAACTATAGCAATTTCCTTAAGAGTACATTCCTTCCACTCACTCATTGCAAACCTCACCGTTTTTAACAAGAGTTTTTGATAGAGCACTTTTTGTTCGGCCAAATACTATCGAGTAGCCTATGACATATTGATACGGGCCATTCTGATCAGTAAAATCTTTCAGTTTTTTAATATCAATTTCTGTATTATTATCCCACCATGTTTTGAACTCAATGATCAAGACATTTGCATCATTGCTACCGCGACGGTGAAGTATAATATCTGGATAAGTTCCTTGCTCGAAATTCACAGTGCGTTTAGGATTTGCATGATTCTTATTGTATTCAAAATCCAAATGATAAGCTGCAAACTCAGTCTCATCGAGTATTTGTTGAAAGTAAATACTAAAACGATTGACAATGGAACGCTCATGTACTTTGTTTTCAATCAAATAAATGTCTTTTTCATAGACTAAATCCAGTGCAGTTTCAATGGCGGATTTGAGTTGTAATATTTGGTTTTCTTGTAATTTCATTCCATTTCCCCTATTTCAAATTATTCATTATCGCCATTATCTGAATATCCATCTAGGGTCAGGTACCTTGCCCACGAGAATATCGCGAGCTGTATCAATACGGCGTTTGGTTTCGTTGTCTAACATGGTGACTCCTTTTCCTATTTTTCTTTTCTGGTAGGTGCCTTATCATAATCACCCTGTGGTTCATAATGCCAGAAATTTATCGGATTTTTTGGATCAAATGTATAAAGACCTCTTTTGTTTTCCAAAGAAACTCCGAGTTTTTTATTTTTACATTCATTATTAAAATACTCAAGAAGTTTGCATCTATATTTTTCACGATTACTTAATTTATACTCCTTATTACAAAAAAGAAGTGGCTGTCGAGAATCTATATAACTTTGATAACAGTCAAAATTATTACGAGAAAAAACTGCCATTCCTGAGAACAAATCTGCAATCTGAATTGGATATTCATCATGTGATTTTTTCTCTTTAAAATCTTCAATACTATAATAGGAATCGGTAAAAAAAGATCCAAATATAGTATTAACTAATTCCTGTTTTTTGCCTTTATTGTCTAAACACTTGCTTATTGTATCCCAGTCGATTCCATTTTTTTCATCCGGGAATATTAACCATCTGCTTCCTCGAGGTCTTTGTTTTATTGCATGATTAAGTAGATGAAAAAACATTCTTTCGTAGTTAGCCATATCATCTCTTCCTTTGACATTGTGGCGACTATCCTGAGTATCCCATACTATAGTATCAACTCTTAAATCGAAAGTTAAAATATTATTTAAAACAAAATCAATAAGCTTTTCAGCACAAAAATAGTATTTAGCATCTTTTAATTTTTGCCATTTAAACTCCTTAATACCAGATTCTAACATAATAGATCTAATTGAGTTACAGAATTCTTTATATTTTGATTTCTTAAATGAAAAAGCGGATAAACTTCTATACCTCGAGTCTGTTATATAACTTTCGTCAGTAAACATGATATATTCTGTTGTGATATAATCATGTTGTTTAACTTCAGCGTTTAGCATACACCCCTCCCTTTATAAAAATCTGTATCCCGGAGAGATTTTACTCGATAACCAACCGAAATAATAACATCAAGGTTATAAAAAGCTATTTCACTTTCTACCTTTCTTTTTTCTTCTTGTTGAACTATCCGGAATTTCCAGATAGTTGAAAAAGTTTCAAGTCCTTCTCCCTTGCAGATGTTTTGGATATGTTCATTTATGGTTCTCACATCTTTATCAAAGAGTTCACCCATCTGTTTTTGGGAAAGCCAGACCGTTTCATCTTCAAGTCTAACTTCCACACAGAGACCATCTTTTTTATCGTATGGTTTTAAATCAACAAACATAGCATTACTTATGTCAATAAAAGGTGGCGATATATCAGTTATTTTAATGACCTTAGCATGTCGATTATTTTCAATAAAATTCTGACTACTAAATGCAAAATCCGGCATTATTTCAGCAACATCCCCCAATTTAACTTCCTTCCACTCACTCATCACACCCCACCCCCTGGCCTCAGGTCCAGATCCAGAACCGTTAGTCTTTTTCCGCCCATGTCGCTGTCCAGCGAGCCGTTGCACTCGTGGCAGCAGTATATCGTCTTGAGGTATTTCTTCTCCAGCAGTGGGGGGATGATGTCCTGTATTTTAGCGTCGGGATGCATCTCCTTATAAAAGTGGTACAGCCCTTTAGTGCCTTTCTTTGAATTGCAGCTTTTGCATGCCCATATCTGGTTGTGGATGCCTTGGATGCGGTCGCAGGCGGGGCAGCGTTCGTTTATGCTCAGGGAGCGGGGCACGATGTGCTCCCAGCTCAGGTTCTCCTTGCTTCCGCAGTAAATGCATTTCTTTTCCGCTTCCATGAGCTGCTTGTCTTCGCGCAGTATTTCCGACCACTTCTTCTCATCGTTCTTCAACTGCTGGAAGGTCTTTTTGATGAAACCGTAGGAGTGCTTTTTTGCCCCGGGGCCAAGGGCGCTTCTGGCGATTATCTTGGCATACTGATAGTATATCAGGTCGCGTATCGTGCACACTTCACGGTCAGGCATGGTATCCCTCCAGTTTTGCCAGCATTTTAAGTGACACAATATCCCTATTGAATAGCATTGCAACACCCTGTTCGGTGAAGGCGTATGGAAGGTAACGGCGGCCACCCCAACTTGAGGTCACAAATTGTGATCTCAAATTTGAAGAACCACTTGCTGTCGCAAGTTGCGATTTCAAGACAACCAATTCATCATCTGTAAGTTGTAAACAAATCATTAAAACATCCTTATATATTCCTCAAAAACAAAAACCCTATTTCTTTGATATCCCGTGGATTCAATCAGTATTTTATTTTCTACAAAAGCATTAACAAGATTATTAGCAGCCTTTGGTGAAAGAGTGATCATCTCTTGCACTTCCTTTACGGTTACAACAGGTTTTTTGAAAAGATGATGCAAGAATTCCATCGCCTGCTTTGATCTTTTGCCCATCGTTAAAATTTTGTGTTTTTCTATGTCTTCCTTTAACTTGATTATTTTTTGCAAAGTTGTTGCAGCATTTTCAGAAGTTAAAGCCACTCCGTTTAAAAAGAATTTTATCCATTGTCCCAGATCATTTTTTGTTCTAACAAAAGTTAGGTTATCATAATAAAGTGTCTTGTTTTTTTCAAAATATTCTGACAAATACAACAGAGGTTTTTCCAGTAAACCATTTGCTACAAGATATAGGGTAATCAGTAAACGACCTATTCTTCCATTCCCATCAAGAAAGGGGTGTATGGTTTCAAACTGATAGTGAGCAATGGCAATTTTTACTAAGTGTGGGATTTTTAATTCATTATTATTAAGAAACTTTTCAAAATCAGAAAGTAGTTCTGGTAATTCTGTATGCGCTGGCGGAATAAATACTGCGTCAGCTATGGTAGCTCCGCCAATCCAGTTTTGCGATTTTCTAAATTCCCCAGGAGCTTTATGTTCGCCTCTACCACTTGAAAGTAAGATCCAATGAGTATCCCTGATTAATCTGTTTGAGAGAGGCAATTTTTTGAGGTTCTCTATGGCATTATTCATAGCCTTAACATAATTGTTTACCTCCTTCCAGTCGTCTCGTTTTTCAGGGTCTATATCTTTTTCTTCGTTTAGAGCCTCTTCAATATTTGTTCTTGTCCCCTCAATGCGACTTGATACTACTGCCTCTTTAAAAATATGCATTTTTATAAACATATCTGTATCTGGCACCAGGCGTGAAAAAGAGTTCAATTCCCCCAGCTTTAAAGAGGCTTTTTCCAAAAGTTCATTTATGGTTTCATCTGTCCAGACAAAAGGGTGATTTATCTTTTCAGGTAAAAAATATGAATATTCATAACCCTTTTTATATATACCTGCTTTGAAATCCTTAATATCCATTTTAGCCCCCAAAGTAAATTAAAATTTTCCTTATTTTACTTTCCCGCTCTAAAGTAAAATAAGAAAATCCATATTTTACTTTCACTGCAGTTTCACCTTTTTTAAGTTTTCAAGAATAAGCTGGTTTAGTCTTGCCTCTTCCTTTAACTGCTCTTCAAACTCAGCTTTTAGTTTGGTAAATCGCTCATTAAATTCAAAGTCATCTTCATCATCGGGAAGTCCCACATAGCGACCCGGGGTAAGCACATAATCCAGTTCACGCACCCGTTCAATGTTGACAGAACAGCAGAAACCTTTGATGTCCTGGTATTTTCCATTGGGATTGCGCCAGTTGTGGTAGGTAGAAGCAATCTTTTCAATGTCTTCTTTTGAAAATTCACGGGTTCTGCGATTGATGAGGTGTCCAAGGTTTCGGGCATCAATAAACAATATCTCATCCCTTCTGTTTCTGAACTTTCCGTTTGCCTTATTCCTGCTCACAAACCAGAGGCAGGCAGGAATCTGTGTATTCAGAAATAACTTTGGCGGAAGGTTAACAATGCAATCAACCAGACGGGCTTCTATGAGTGCCTTTCTTATTTCTCCTTCGCCAGATGATTTAGAAGTAAGCGACCCTTTTGCCAGAACAAAACCAGCAACACCACTCGGTGCAAGGTGATAAATGAAGTGTTGTATCCAGGCATAGTTAGCATTGCCGGTCGGAGGAACCCCATATTGCCATCTTGCATCCTTTCTTAATAGCTCACCACCCCAGTCGCTGTCGTTGAACGGTGGATTGGCAATAACAAAATCAGCCTTCAGGTCTTTATGGGCGTCGTTCAAAAAAGAGCCTTCGCTGTTCCATAAAACCTGCGAACTATCAATACCACGAATGGCAAGATTCATTTTACAAAGTCGCCAGGTGGTCTGGTTGCTCTCTTGTCCATAAATAGAAATATCGTTAATTCTACCCTGATGACTCATAACAAATTTTTCCGACTGAACAAACATTCCACCAGAGCCGCAGCATGGGTCAAAGACTCTACCACTAAAAGGTTCAAGCATCTCTACCAGAAGCTCAACAACACTTTTGGGCGTATAGAACTGACCCCCCTTTTTCCCTTCTGCAAGGGCAAATTGACCAAGGAAATACTCAAAAACATGCCCCAGAATATCTGCACTTCTTGCTTTTGCATCTTTAAGGGCAATGTTACCAATTAAATCTATTAAACCACCAAGACTTGTTGGATCAAGATTACCCCGTGCATAAACCTTTGGTAAAACTCCTCTAAGCGAAGGATTTTCTCTCTCGATCGCATCCATTGCGTCATCAACTACCTTGCCAATATCTGGCTGTTTTGCTTTTGATTGAAGATATGACCATCGGGCTACCGGCGGAACAAAAAAGACATTTTCTGCTTTATATTCGTCCCTGTCCTCTGGATCAGCTCCGGCATACTCTCCTTCGCCCTTCAGCAATTTTTCATACAGACTTTCAAATGAATCGGAAATGTATTTAAGGAAAATAAGCCCTAAAACTATATGTTTATACTCGGCAGCGTCAATATTCTTTCTGAGTTTGTCGGCTGCTTTCCAAAGTTGCGTTTCAAGAGGTTCTATTTGCTGATTATTTTTCTTTGCCATTTAGATCTCCTTTCTTGTTATTACAATATGTCTCAAATATGCATCAAAAGCCTTATATGCCTGGTCTTCAAGTTCAAGACGATCCACCAGAAATAATACACGGCGAGCATTGCCTGTCCTTAAAAACAATTTTATCAGGGCAGCAGCAACAAGGGTTTTACCGGTACCCGTTGCCATTTCAAAAAGAAACCTGTCCTTACCATCTTTTACAGCATTTTGAATAGATTTCACAGCCCGCAATTGATAATTTCTCAGGAAACGCAATTTATTCTCTATAATAAATCCCTGTCTGGTTTCCTCATTTTTATAGGATGGATCATTTTTATAATCAGGTTTTTGCGTCAGGACAATATAGTCGTCATTGACAATTTCTTCTACAAGACGGTTCTTATCGGGTTTGAAATCAGTATACCCTCTGACAGTTTCAGGAGAAGGAAATTTGCTTATGATATGTGGGTTCCCTCTTTCTAAATCCCAGAAGTAATGTATATTTCCATTGGTAAGTATAACAAAACGACAATTCAAAGCAAGAGCATATTTACGTGCCTGTTCTTTACCAAAAAGTGGATTTTTATCCTGGGACTTAGCTTCTAGGACAACCAGTGGATAGCCTGCCTCATCCAGAAGGAGAAAATCCACATAGCCATTAGTAGTATGTTCAAAATCTTCACCAAACTCGTTAAGCTTTTGTTTTGTTATCTTAACATTATTTTCTAATAAGATATTAGCTTTGCCTTCTTCAGTGTCAAAAAACCTCCAACCTGCCTCTTCCAGCAATTTATTTATTTTTATTCTTGCTTTTGCTTCTTTTTCTGGCATCACAAAGATCTTTTAAAGTATATCATAATTGATTTCATTTATAATTTTTAGTCTTATCATTTGTACATAGAAACAATTTTTCACATATTTGCAATTTTTATTTTATTCAAAATAAAATTTTATTACATTTTTATTTTTTCAAGTCTTTTTTGAAATTTGTAGAAATTACAAGTTTCTAAACCTCTTATCACAAAATTTTTACTTGCCTGTTTATATGCTTTGACGCCATAATGGTATCCCACACATAATAACACAAAGGAAATTAATCATGAGTGATATTGTTATAAAGAAAAGCTATGAAGAAATAAATGCAAAGATAAAAAAAGGTGATGTAGTTGTTGTCACTGCCGAAGAAATGGCAGGCATAGTAAAATCTGAAGGATACAAGCAAGCCTTCAAAAAAGTTGACGTGGTGACTACTGGAACCTTTGGTACCATGTGTTCCTCCGGTGCATTTATCAATTTTGGTCATACCCGTCCCAAGATTAAAGCCTCAAAGGTATGGCTCAACGATGTAGAGGCGTATGCAGGCCTTGCTGTAGTGGATATTTACATTGGTGCAACTCAGGTGCAGGACGATGACCCACTCAACAAAGTACATCCAGGACGCTTTAAATATGGTGGTGGACATGTTATTGAGGATTTAATTGCCGGTAAACCCGTCAAGCTTAAAGCAAAAAGCTACGGTACCGACTGCTATCCTTTACGTGAATACGAAGCAACAGTAACCATACATGACCTTCGTGATGCATTTTTATACAATCCACGCAATGCCTATCAAAACTATAACTGTGCTGTCAACCAGTCCAAAAAAACCATATACACCTACATGGGGATACTGCGCCCCAATATGGGAAATGCAACCTACTCAAGTGCCGGGCAGCTAAGCCCTCTGCTCAATGATCCGTATTACTGGACAATTGGCGTTGGCACCAAAATTTTTTTAGGCGGTACTGTTGGTGCTGTAACATGGCGCGGTACTCAGCATGACCCCAATGCACCGCGTGGCGATAATGGTGTGGTACGCTCAGGTGCAGGAACCATTGCTGTAACCGGCGATATGAAGCAGATGTCGGCACAATTTATTAAAGGAGCATCGATTACCGGGTATGGTTGCTCGCTTATGGTTGGGTTGGGTATTCCCATTCCAATTTTAAACGAGGACTTAGCATTCTTTACCGGTGTTTCCGATGACCAGATCTTTTGCCAGGTTGTAGATTACGGCTATGACTACCCCAATGCAATAGGACGCGTCATTGCCGAGGTTAGTTATGCACAGCTAAAATCAGGGTTTATTGAAATTGGTGGCAAACGTATCCCCACTGCACCACTTTCAAGCTATCCCATGGCAAAAAAGATTGCCACAATACTTAAAGATTGGATAACAGGCAATCAGTTTACTCTGGGTCAGCCACAAATACTACTGCCATCGGTACCCTATGACAAACGTCATGAGTAACACATTGCCCTACAGAACGCTTTCCACACGTTTTACCACCTTTGAGGTGCGTGTTGAAACAACCAATCTTTATATATGCACCCATTCAAATGTATATGATAGGGCGATAGTTCTGGTTAAAAGCTTACGGGAAGATATTGAGCGCTATAGTGAAAAACACCCACAGTTTCTTCATGCTCTGACCCCGCTTGAGCCTGAATTTGGAGCGCCTGAGGTTGTTCAACGAATGTGCAAAGCTTCTTTGATGGCAGAAGTTGGTCCCATGGCAGCAGTCGCGGGAGCTATCGCCCAGATGGTGGGGGAAGATTTGCTGCACTACAGCT
This region includes:
- a CDS encoding restriction endonuclease subunit S — translated: MSEWKECTLKEIAIVNPTESLPKGVKAKKVMMDTLIPFTKKISCYSIEEYNGGMKFRNGDTLVARITPCLENGKTAFVDILDDNEVGFGSTEFIVLREKKDLSDKNFLYYFAMSPDFRDVAILSMTGSSGRQRVQIDVVENHPFLLPPLPEQRAIASVLSSLDDKIDLLHRQNKTLEAMAETLFRQWFVEPCKDGLPEGWEEKPLEEIYLFEKGFEPGSNNYLDYEESGVIRFIRVGDMFDSNGNIFIKKELALKVCNETDLLMSFDGTVGRITFGLNGAYSSGIRKIYSKNKIYDNLGLKYLLFNSKDIQELINSHASGSVILHASSSIKYLTFNFPEDEQIDHFNEVINPIFNKILQNKIHIRTLEKLRDTLLPKLMSGEVRVEYE
- a CDS encoding DUF3800 domain-containing protein, giving the protein MLNAEVKQHDYITTEYIMFTDESYITDSRYRSLSAFSFKKSKYKEFCNSIRSIMLESGIKEFKWQKLKDAKYYFCAEKLIDFVLNNILTFDLRVDTIVWDTQDSRHNVKGRDDMANYERMFFHLLNHAIKQRPRGSRWLIFPDEKNGIDWDTISKCLDNKGKKQELVNTIFGSFFTDSYYSIEDFKEKKSHDEYPIQIADLFSGMAVFSRNNFDCYQSYIDSRQPLLFCNKEYKLSNREKYRCKLLEYFNNECKNKKLGVSLENKRGLYTFDPKNPINFWHYEPQGDYDKAPTRKEK
- a CDS encoding HNH endonuclease, with the protein product MPDREVCTIRDLIYYQYAKIIARSALGPGAKKHSYGFIKKTFQQLKNDEKKWSEILREDKQLMEAEKKCIYCGSKENLSWEHIVPRSLSINERCPACDRIQGIHNQIWACKSCNSKKGTKGLYHFYKEMHPDAKIQDIIPPLLEKKYLKTIYCCHECNGSLDSDMGGKRLTVLDLDLRPGGGV
- a CDS encoding Fic family protein, whose protein sequence is MDIKDFKAGIYKKGYEYSYFLPEKINHPFVWTDETINELLEKASLKLGELNSFSRLVPDTDMFIKMHIFKEAVVSSRIEGTRTNIEEALNEEKDIDPEKRDDWKEVNNYVKAMNNAIENLKKLPLSNRLIRDTHWILLSSGRGEHKAPGEFRKSQNWIGGATIADAVFIPPAHTELPELLSDFEKFLNNNELKIPHLVKIAIAHYQFETIHPFLDGNGRIGRLLITLYLVANGLLEKPLLYLSEYFEKNKTLYYDNLTFVRTKNDLGQWIKFFLNGVALTSENAATTLQKIIKLKEDIEKHKILTMGKRSKQAMEFLHHLFKKPVVTVKEVQEMITLSPKAANNLVNAFVENKILIESTGYQRNRVFVFEEYIRMF
- a CDS encoding class I SAM-dependent DNA methyltransferase, which gives rise to MAKKNNQQIEPLETQLWKAADKLRKNIDAAEYKHIVLGLIFLKYISDSFESLYEKLLKGEGEYAGADPEDRDEYKAENVFFVPPVARWSYLQSKAKQPDIGKVVDDAMDAIERENPSLRGVLPKVYARGNLDPTSLGGLIDLIGNIALKDAKARSADILGHVFEYFLGQFALAEGKKGGQFYTPKSVVELLVEMLEPFSGRVFDPCCGSGGMFVQSEKFVMSHQGRINDISIYGQESNQTTWRLCKMNLAIRGIDSSQVLWNSEGSFLNDAHKDLKADFVIANPPFNDSDWGGELLRKDARWQYGVPPTGNANYAWIQHFIYHLAPSGVAGFVLAKGSLTSKSSGEGEIRKALIEARLVDCIVNLPPKLFLNTQIPACLWFVSRNKANGKFRNRRDEILFIDARNLGHLINRRTREFSKEDIEKIASTYHNWRNPNGKYQDIKGFCCSVNIERVRELDYVLTPGRYVGLPDDEDDFEFNERFTKLKAEFEEQLKEEARLNQLILENLKKVKLQ
- a CDS encoding homocysteine biosynthesis protein encodes the protein MSDIVIKKSYEEINAKIKKGDVVVVTAEEMAGIVKSEGYKQAFKKVDVVTTGTFGTMCSSGAFINFGHTRPKIKASKVWLNDVEAYAGLAVVDIYIGATQVQDDDPLNKVHPGRFKYGGGHVIEDLIAGKPVKLKAKSYGTDCYPLREYEATVTIHDLRDAFLYNPRNAYQNYNCAVNQSKKTIYTYMGILRPNMGNATYSSAGQLSPLLNDPYYWTIGVGTKIFLGGTVGAVTWRGTQHDPNAPRGDNGVVRSGAGTIAVTGDMKQMSAQFIKGASITGYGCSLMVGLGIPIPILNEDLAFFTGVSDDQIFCQVVDYGYDYPNAIGRVIAEVSYAQLKSGFIEIGGKRIPTAPLSSYPMAKKIATILKDWITGNQFTLGQPQILLPSVPYDKRHE